The following is a genomic window from Candidatus Margulisiibacteriota bacterium.
AAAATATCACTGAGACTGACAAGCTCATCCTTATTCAACTTAAGATAACTGGTACTGGCCAGCAGATCGTCAAGCACAACATTCTTAAGGTAATCTTTCCGAAAATTGAGGTCCCAAAAAAGCGGAACATTCTTAAACTGCTCCAGCGCATGCAGCACTGTTTTACGACTTTCTTCTTTACGAAGCAACTTTGTCCCAAATGTCAGCAAATGATAATTTTGATCAGACAGCTGCTTTAAATCGGAAATTGTCAGATGGTCTGCTGCAACTTCTTCAGTTATTTGATATGCTGGAATTCCTTCCGAATTTAAGTGCACATTGACGATAGATGTAGAATAAAGATCGTCTTGATAAATTGAGCTAACAGGGAACCCTGCTTTTTTTAGTTCCTGCAATATCCAATTGCCGGGCTCATCCCGACCGATTCGGGATAAAAAATCGACCTTAACATCCTTAAGATGGTGCAAGTTCCAGGCCAGATTGAAAGACGATCCGCCCAGATATCTCGTACCCAAATCAGGATATGCGTCAACCCCTACATTACCGATAACAAGAACGG
Proteins encoded in this region:
- a CDS encoding PfkB family carbohydrate kinase, whose protein sequence is MKQKIISVPSVLVIGNVGVDAYPDLGTRYLGGSSFNLAWNLHHLKDVKVDFLSRIGRDEPGNWILQELKKAGFPVSSIYQDDLYSTSIVNVHLNSEGIPAYQITEEVAADHLTISDLKQLSDQNYHLLTFGTKLLRKEESRKTVLHALEQFKNVPLFWDLNFRKDYLKNVVLDDLLASTSYLKLNKDELVSLSDIFKLQGDIIRRVRQLAQIFPLKMIVLTQGDKESILWTSEGLVTCPVSAVDIVDTVGAGDAFSAMMIKGILAGWGNEKILKLSTQFAGAICGIKGAIARESAFYEKYSFTKK